In one window of Paraflavitalea soli DNA:
- a CDS encoding DEAD/DEAH box helicase, with protein sequence MALPHLIKYVYTNGTDEVIRRGKKIHAIGYVELVDYDELTDSVVFRVKDDSYSTYYKVNIQKFKDPRTLSVRCACPYNLGDICRHEAAALIQLQEMLDKNMLKAEAADYDQKHTVVKMKIIDLKTLRLLCSPESYSAAEVYLRTQRADIEYAKDEVVKATVNIEGKDWKVVIRKNEERNFDTSCEYEDRLHPLGLPKVIVFLQLLNSYGPFYFDTIRNWDKEKNKLLEAYGYSLSDNLESKFEFTYKEGKPFLRVLDTSIKRITPSASSRPTARPLPVAEAELPQEGATGPETTTEKVENPAQRLGVVFNFNQKGYPGFSLDAITGESNEEVTAYVGKVEKLDLSKFINIDVYNDNDKHLIAPLRKMQEGEITKYLNRNSPFSGIWENIIHAEEDDLPEETKALMVEYLHPKLKKMFSDIAASPFVFYLNGKKPFKTENLHTVGVVTDHISPYFKVVANKNQYEVECWVKLNGQHVPVTENALNSSLLFFYQDNLFLWNTAEEVNLVTRFHGKGKLTIPKSQWAEQLRQLVLPLTKEYHVEFDPALVSEIKEGDPEKRIILQEKGDYLVFQPIFSYKGFETKPGGKDELIIPDGDKVLIVHRDKEKEQAFIQKLEALHSNFIRPEGGQQLALKGNDVLKNNWFFLFVDAMKDMKVPVFGFEALKNFRFNTAKPQTKIHISSNTDWFDARVDILFGEQKVTVADVKKALANRQQFVQLNDGTLGILPEEWIKKYSLLFRVGEGKQNQLRLSKYHMSVIDELYDGRSEEELVLKLEEKYDQLKSFNKIREIPVPEHLSHILRPYQEHGFHWLNYLAEIGWGGILADDMGLGKTVQALSYMHYYRKHHGKLRALVVCPTTLMFNWENEIRKFTPELSYYIHHGGERTRNKEQFAQSEVMITTYGTLRSDIKLLVDIPFDYVILDESQAIKNPSSKVTRAACLLNSKHRICLSGTPLQNNTFDIFAQMNFLNPGMLGSIEFFRQEFAIPIDKFGEPDRKDHLRKLLFPFILRRTKEQVAKDLPDKTETILYCEMDDEQRNIYDAYRNDFRDKILGTIEQQGIQRSQLTILQGLMKLRQICDSPAILNETEKFPNHSIKLEELGREITENISDHKALVFSQFLGMLALIREKLKELDVDYEYFDGSTSAVDREKAIQRFQNDKNCRVFLISLKAGGVGLNLTAADYVYIVDPWWNPAVEQQAIDRTHRIGQTKNIFAYRMICKDTIEDKILQLQDRKRLLAKDLITDDEGFVKSLTREDVEYLFS encoded by the coding sequence ATGGCACTACCCCATCTCATAAAGTACGTCTATACGAATGGAACAGATGAAGTAATCCGTCGCGGTAAAAAAATACATGCTATCGGGTATGTGGAATTGGTGGATTATGATGAACTCACAGACTCTGTTGTGTTCCGGGTGAAAGACGATAGCTATTCTACTTACTACAAAGTTAACATACAGAAATTCAAGGATCCACGCACCTTATCCGTACGTTGTGCCTGCCCCTACAACCTGGGTGATATCTGTCGCCATGAGGCCGCTGCCCTCATCCAGTTGCAGGAAATGCTGGATAAGAACATGCTTAAGGCCGAGGCGGCTGATTATGATCAGAAGCATACCGTGGTGAAGATGAAGATTATCGACCTCAAAACCCTTCGCCTCCTGTGCTCTCCGGAGAGCTACAGTGCCGCAGAAGTATACCTGCGCACGCAAAGGGCTGATATTGAATATGCTAAAGACGAAGTGGTAAAAGCTACCGTCAATATTGAAGGCAAAGACTGGAAGGTGGTGATCCGCAAAAATGAAGAGCGCAACTTCGATACCAGCTGTGAATACGAAGACCGCCTCCATCCCCTGGGTTTGCCCAAGGTCATTGTATTCCTCCAATTGCTGAATAGCTATGGCCCCTTCTATTTTGATACCATCCGCAACTGGGATAAAGAAAAGAACAAGCTCCTGGAAGCCTATGGCTACAGCCTGAGCGATAACCTCGAAAGTAAATTTGAATTTACCTACAAAGAAGGCAAGCCCTTCCTGCGAGTACTCGATACCAGCATCAAACGTATTACCCCCTCCGCCTCTTCCCGGCCTACCGCCAGGCCTTTGCCCGTAGCAGAAGCAGAACTGCCGCAAGAGGGCGCCACAGGGCCTGAAACGACCACAGAAAAGGTCGAAAACCCCGCACAACGCCTGGGTGTCGTATTTAATTTTAACCAGAAAGGATACCCTGGCTTTTCCCTCGACGCCATTACCGGCGAGTCAAATGAAGAGGTAACAGCTTATGTGGGAAAAGTAGAAAAGCTGGACCTGTCGAAATTCATTAACATAGATGTCTACAATGATAACGACAAACACCTGATCGCCCCCCTGCGGAAAATGCAGGAAGGAGAAATTACCAAGTACCTCAACCGCAACTCGCCTTTCAGCGGTATCTGGGAAAACATCATTCATGCTGAGGAAGATGACCTGCCCGAAGAGACGAAAGCCCTTATGGTAGAATACCTGCATCCCAAGCTCAAGAAGATGTTCTCCGATATTGCTGCCAGCCCCTTTGTCTTTTACCTCAACGGTAAAAAGCCTTTCAAAACAGAGAACCTGCACACCGTAGGGGTGGTCACCGATCATATCAGCCCTTACTTTAAAGTAGTGGCCAATAAAAATCAATATGAAGTGGAGTGCTGGGTAAAACTGAATGGCCAGCATGTACCCGTAACGGAAAATGCGCTGAACAGCAGCCTGCTCTTCTTTTACCAGGACAACCTCTTCCTTTGGAATACCGCAGAAGAAGTAAACCTGGTGACGCGCTTCCACGGCAAGGGGAAGCTCACCATCCCAAAATCACAATGGGCCGAACAATTGCGGCAGCTGGTATTACCCCTTACCAAAGAGTACCATGTAGAGTTTGACCCGGCCCTGGTGAGTGAGATCAAAGAAGGCGATCCCGAAAAACGCATCATATTACAGGAGAAAGGCGATTACCTGGTTTTCCAGCCCATCTTCTCTTACAAGGGTTTTGAAACAAAACCCGGAGGTAAAGATGAACTGATCATTCCCGATGGCGACAAGGTATTGATCGTGCACCGCGATAAGGAGAAAGAGCAGGCATTCATCCAAAAGCTCGAAGCCCTCCATTCCAACTTTATCCGGCCCGAAGGCGGCCAGCAGCTGGCGCTCAAAGGAAATGATGTACTGAAGAATAACTGGTTCTTCCTGTTTGTGGATGCCATGAAGGACATGAAAGTGCCCGTATTTGGATTCGAAGCATTGAAGAACTTCCGTTTCAATACCGCCAAACCCCAAACCAAGATCCACATCAGCAGCAATACCGATTGGTTTGATGCAAGGGTGGATATCCTGTTTGGCGAGCAGAAGGTAACAGTAGCCGATGTAAAAAAAGCCCTGGCCAACCGTCAGCAGTTTGTACAACTGAATGATGGCACATTGGGTATCCTGCCCGAGGAGTGGATCAAGAAATACTCCTTACTGTTCAGGGTAGGGGAGGGCAAGCAAAATCAGTTGCGCCTTTCCAAATACCACATGAGTGTGATCGATGAATTGTATGATGGCCGCAGTGAAGAAGAACTGGTACTGAAGCTGGAAGAGAAATACGATCAGTTAAAGAGTTTCAATAAGATCAGGGAAATACCTGTTCCGGAACACCTGTCCCATATTCTGCGGCCCTACCAGGAGCACGGTTTTCACTGGCTCAATTACCTGGCCGAAATCGGTTGGGGTGGTATCCTGGCCGATGACATGGGTTTGGGTAAAACCGTGCAGGCCCTGTCGTACATGCACTATTACCGCAAGCATCATGGAAAATTGAGAGCCCTGGTCGTTTGCCCTACCACCCTGATGTTTAACTGGGAAAATGAGATCAGGAAGTTTACACCCGAGCTCTCCTATTATATTCACCATGGAGGTGAGCGTACCCGCAATAAAGAGCAGTTTGCCCAGTCCGAAGTAATGATCACCACCTATGGTACCCTGCGCAGTGATATCAAGCTGCTGGTAGATATTCCCTTTGACTATGTGATATTGGATGAATCGCAGGCCATTAAAAACCCTTCCAGTAAGGTAACCCGTGCAGCCTGCCTGCTCAATTCAAAGCATCGTATCTGCCTCAGTGGTACGCCCCTGCAGAACAATACTTTCGACATTTTTGCGCAGATGAACTTCCTCAACCCCGGTATGCTGGGCAGCATTGAGTTCTTCCGCCAGGAGTTTGCCATACCGATTGATAAGTTTGGAGAACCCGACCGCAAAGACCATTTGCGTAAACTGTTGTTTCCCTTCATCCTGCGCCGTACCAAAGAACAGGTGGCGAAGGACCTGCCCGATAAGACCGAGACCATCCTCTATTGCGAAATGGACGATGAGCAACGTAATATATATGATGCCTACCGCAATGATTTCAGGGATAAGATCCTGGGCACCATTGAACAGCAGGGTATACAACGTTCCCAGCTTACCATCTTGCAGGGCCTCATGAAGCTGCGCCAGATCTGCGACTCTCCCGCTATCCTGAATGAAACAGAAAAGTTTCCCAACCATTCCATCAAGCTGGAAGAACTGGGCCGGGAGATCACAGAAAATATCAGCGATCACAAAGCACTGGTATTTTCCCAGTTCCTGGGCATGCTGGCGCTGATCAGGGAAAAGCTGAAAGAGCTCGACGTGGATTATGAATATTTTGATGGCAGTACATCCGCCGTTGACCGGGAAAAAGCCATCCAGCGATTCCAGAATGACAAGAATTGCCGCGTGTTCCTCATCTCCCTCAAAGCCGGTGGTGTAGGTTTGAACCTGACAGCTGCCGACTATGTGTACATTGTTGACCCCTGGTGGAACCCCGCAGTGGAGCAACAGGCTATCGACCGTACGCACCGGATTGGCCAAACGAAGAACATCTTTGCTTATCGTATGATCTGTAAGGATACCATAGAAGATAAAATACTACAGCTCCAGGACAGGAAGCGTTTACTGGCCAAGGACCTCATTACCGATGATGAAGGCTTCGTGAAGAGCCTGACCAGGGAGGATGTGGAATACCTGTTCAGCTGA
- a CDS encoding GLPGLI family protein, with translation MKKVWIGCLAMIGVQAASAQQTQGKVTYERTMEMQIRLAGISEEMQQQIPKTRTDKIEILFANNQSVRRQLPPEETDEQAFNNATGASGGGMSIRVMAAGQDDITFSDFAKGTITEQRDLGTKKYLVADSIRKLNWKITGETRTILGYTCQQAITQRISTRFSSSVVNGEVKREEVPDTANITAWFTLAIPVAASPEYQGQLPGLVLAIDVNNGRMVYKAIQVSPTVDVATVKEPRDGKKITSKEFAEERNKMMKDMQRNNGGRNTIRFSN, from the coding sequence ATGAAAAAAGTATGGATAGGTTGTCTGGCTATGATTGGCGTGCAGGCAGCCAGCGCACAACAAACCCAGGGAAAGGTCACTTATGAACGCACCATGGAAATGCAGATAAGGCTTGCAGGCATCAGTGAAGAGATGCAACAACAGATCCCTAAAACAAGAACGGACAAGATAGAGATCCTTTTTGCCAACAATCAATCTGTCCGCAGACAGTTGCCCCCGGAAGAAACAGACGAACAGGCGTTTAACAATGCTACAGGCGCCAGCGGCGGAGGCATGTCAATTCGTGTGATGGCGGCCGGACAAGATGATATCACTTTTTCAGACTTTGCCAAAGGTACCATTACCGAGCAGCGGGACCTGGGTACCAAAAAATACCTTGTTGCGGACAGCATCCGCAAACTGAACTGGAAGATCACGGGGGAAACGCGCACGATCTTAGGATATACCTGCCAACAGGCTATTACGCAGCGCATATCCACGCGCTTCAGTTCCTCGGTTGTAAATGGCGAGGTAAAAAGGGAAGAAGTACCTGATACCGCCAATATTACAGCCTGGTTTACCCTGGCTATACCGGTAGCGGCCAGCCCAGAATACCAGGGACAATTACCGGGGCTTGTATTGGCTATTGACGTCAACAACGGTCGTATGGTATACAAGGCGATCCAGGTATCGCCTACTGTAGATGTAGCCACGGTAAAAGAACCAAGGGATGGTAAGAAGATAACCTCCAAAGAGTTTGCTGAAGAAAGAAATAAAATGATGAAAGATATGCAGCGAAACAATGGAGGAAGGAATACCATCAGGTTTTCCAATTAA
- a CDS encoding outer membrane beta-barrel protein, with protein MKKIYLLIITSLCSLATLAQKNGSLKGLLYDSVAKQPVASATITVLQKKDSSLVTFTMTDSKGRFEISGLGNGDYRLLITHVNYHGSSKSFTIDDANKNKDLGNVIMHDAAQMLNEVVVTAEAPPVTLIGDTVQYNAGSFKTPPNANVEQLLKKMPGIEVAKDGTVKAQGQEVKRVLVDGKEFFGTDPKLATKNLPSDAVDKVQVYDKTSDQAQLTGFDDGNSEKTINLKLKKDKKKGLFGKASVGGGTADRYEGRFNLNSFKGARQLSVIGMGNNTNAEGFSFMDMLSFSGGLNGGRGGGSTFTISSNDASLASFTGANNNNSIRTIWGGGINYNNIIGTKTDFTSNYFYNRYNPKIEKQTQQEYFLPDGSTLLRNSNSLSDNINNSHKLNLSADIKLDSFHSIKISPSLGYQSTDNSTVSDYATIGKNNILTNQGFNNSQSSSDGYNFRNDILFRKRFRTRGRTFSLSLQTNLNASDGDGKQLSVNKFFNPDGSPLRTDSINQHSSNSSDLSSYNVRAVYTEPIIKNTLLELSVSNSLSKSTSEKTTWDYNKASGKYDAVNQALSNHYENTYAYTNAGIRWRSQFKKWNFAVGANWQKAELEGNIIAGTKDSLINQTFYNILPNARFQYNFTKFKNLQINYTAVTNQPGMSQLSPVPDISNPLNIREGNPDLKQEYTHMATFNFMSVNPFKNKNFFAFFNVRQTNNKIVNYDNIDAQGVKRTRPVNVDGVYNVNGSLSLGLPVRFLWGTINLSSNVGYDKGKQFINGVGNTINTLTLGPSVRLDMSPTSKFDVSLNAGINHNKSKYSLQESLNTAYFSQSYGADINWQLPKSFYFNTEFTYTVNNRLADGFNLRVPLWNASVSKQFLRYNRGELKLSAFDLLNENVNISRSSNQNYIEDSRITTLKQYFLLSFTYSLSKMGLGAARPNGGGPMRIIGR; from the coding sequence ATGAAAAAGATCTACCTGCTTATCATCACCAGCCTTTGTTCCCTGGCTACCCTGGCGCAGAAGAATGGTTCCCTCAAAGGGCTGTTGTATGATAGCGTGGCCAAACAACCCGTAGCCTCTGCTACCATTACCGTCCTGCAGAAAAAGGATTCTTCGCTGGTGACGTTCACCATGACCGACAGCAAAGGCCGCTTTGAAATAAGCGGATTGGGTAATGGCGATTACCGGTTATTGATCACCCATGTCAATTACCATGGCAGCAGTAAAAGCTTTACCATCGATGATGCCAATAAGAATAAGGACCTGGGCAATGTCATCATGCACGATGCTGCCCAAATGCTCAATGAAGTAGTGGTAACCGCCGAAGCCCCGCCCGTAACCCTCATCGGCGATACCGTCCAATACAATGCAGGCTCCTTCAAAACACCCCCAAATGCCAATGTAGAGCAACTGCTGAAGAAGATGCCAGGCATTGAAGTGGCAAAAGACGGTACAGTAAAAGCACAGGGCCAGGAAGTAAAACGCGTACTGGTAGATGGCAAGGAGTTTTTTGGAACCGATCCCAAACTGGCCACCAAAAACCTGCCTTCCGATGCGGTAGATAAAGTGCAGGTATACGACAAGACCAGTGACCAGGCCCAGCTTACAGGTTTTGACGATGGCAACAGCGAAAAGACCATCAACCTCAAACTGAAAAAAGACAAAAAGAAAGGCCTGTTTGGCAAAGCCTCAGTAGGCGGCGGTACAGCCGACCGGTACGAAGGACGTTTCAACCTCAACTCATTCAAAGGCGCCCGCCAGTTGTCTGTCATCGGCATGGGCAACAATACCAATGCAGAAGGATTCTCCTTTATGGATATGCTCAGCTTTTCCGGTGGCCTCAATGGAGGACGCGGCGGCGGCAGTACGTTTACCATTTCCAGCAATGATGCCTCCCTTGCCAGCTTTACGGGCGCAAACAACAACAACAGCATTCGCACCATCTGGGGCGGGGGCATCAACTACAACAACATTATTGGTACCAAAACCGATTTCACCAGCAATTACTTTTATAACCGGTACAACCCCAAAATAGAGAAACAAACCCAGCAGGAATACTTTCTGCCCGATGGGTCAACACTGCTCCGGAACTCAAACAGCCTGAGTGATAATATCAATAACAGTCATAAGTTGAACCTCAGTGCTGATATAAAACTGGATTCCTTCCACTCTATTAAAATATCTCCTTCCCTGGGATATCAGTCTACCGACAACAGTACCGTGAGCGATTATGCTACCATCGGGAAAAACAATATCCTTACCAACCAGGGTTTCAACAACAGCCAGTCCAGTAGCGACGGCTATAATTTCCGCAACGATATCCTGTTCCGCAAGCGATTCCGTACCCGGGGCCGTACCTTTTCACTGAGCCTGCAAACCAACCTCAACGCCAGCGACGGCGATGGAAAACAATTGTCCGTCAATAAATTCTTTAACCCCGATGGCAGTCCCCTCAGAACCGATTCCATTAACCAGCACAGCAGCAACTCCAGCGACCTCAGCAGCTACAATGTGCGGGCAGTATATACCGAGCCGATTATAAAGAATACCTTACTGGAGCTGAGTGTAAGCAATAGCCTCAGCAAAAGCACTTCCGAAAAAACGACCTGGGACTATAACAAGGCCAGTGGTAAATATGATGCTGTCAATCAGGCCCTTTCCAACCATTATGAAAATACTTATGCCTATACCAATGCCGGTATCCGGTGGCGCAGCCAGTTCAAGAAATGGAATTTTGCAGTGGGAGCCAATTGGCAAAAGGCAGAGCTGGAAGGCAATATCATTGCCGGCACCAAGGATAGCCTCATCAATCAAACCTTTTACAACATACTGCCCAACGCGCGCTTCCAGTATAATTTCACCAAATTCAAGAATTTGCAGATCAATTATACCGCTGTTACCAACCAGCCCGGCATGTCGCAGCTGTCACCCGTACCAGATATCAGCAATCCACTCAACATCCGGGAGGGCAATCCTGATCTGAAGCAGGAGTATACCCATATGGCCACTTTCAACTTTATGTCTGTAAACCCCTTTAAGAATAAAAACTTTTTTGCCTTTTTCAACGTACGGCAAACCAATAATAAGATCGTGAATTATGACAACATCGATGCGCAGGGTGTCAAGCGTACCCGCCCCGTGAATGTAGATGGCGTGTACAATGTGAATGGTTCTTTAAGCCTGGGATTGCCTGTGCGTTTTCTGTGGGGAACCATTAATCTCTCTTCCAATGTAGGTTATGATAAAGGCAAACAGTTTATCAACGGTGTAGGCAATACGATCAACACCCTTACCCTCGGCCCTTCCGTAAGGCTTGATATGAGCCCTACCAGCAAGTTCGATGTTTCCCTCAATGCGGGAATTAACCACAATAAGAGCAAATATTCCCTGCAGGAAAGTCTTAATACCGCCTACTTTTCGCAGAGCTATGGGGCTGATATAAACTGGCAACTGCCCAAAAGCTTTTATTTCAATACAGAGTTCACCTATACCGTCAACAACAGGCTGGCAGATGGATTCAACCTGCGGGTACCCTTGTGGAATGCTTCTGTCAGCAAACAATTCCTGCGTTACAACCGCGGCGAGCTGAAGTTGTCGGCTTTTGACCTACTCAATGAGAACGTGAATATCAGCCGCAGCAGCAACCAGAATTATATTGAGGACAGTCGCATCACTACCCTTAAACAATATTTCCTGCTCAGCTTCACCTATAGCCTTAGCAAAATGGGCCTCGGTGCTGCCAGGCCCAACGGTGGTGGCCCTATGAGGATCATAGGACGATAA
- a CDS encoding TonB-dependent receptor has translation MSKILTLLILLTGLGSAALAQKGSVKGKLTDSTYKEVLSEATVSILHIQDSSVVAYTISNAKGEFEIKNLDTGTFRLMVSYQGYQPFSKKITIRADQPTIDLATLYMDKKTTLLDEVIVEAPPISVKKDTVEFKASAFKTKPNSTAEDVLKKVPGMQVDKDGNVKAQGEDVQKVYVDGKEFFGSDPKLATKNITADMIESIQVFDDMSDQAKFTRIDDGSRSKTINIRLKKDKRKGYFGRAVVGGGYSEDPNDFRYDGSFNFSRFNGDRRISILGQFNNVNKQSFSFNDISGGGGGGNRGGGGGFGGGGFGGFGGGGGGFGGGGRGGGMGFGLLSNGASGGITKTFSGGINYTDKWSSKVDVTGSYFYSNTNNHAEQAIQQTSDLNRFAKDSSAIQNEIVATDTKNQNHRFSLRIEAAIDSMNSILYTPTATIQRSQTQNYQVDTIHRYSPKFGGNYMANTILTNNYSDREGYNINNNLLYRRKFHKPGRTFTLGLNNSINNSETDGKTYSPIRSYDFGGALIQDSTQDFISNSTTKSSSTVVSTSYTEPIGHNKIIELNYAYTNTHNTSDRVAYNYDSSVKNYTIKNLAQSNYFENDNIKHRAGANFRIQTAKYNFQVGGAVEYSDLTNRTVRPLTAKDTTVQQSFVNFQPIARLNFTFTRTKNLRISYMGRTNQPSITQLQDAPDFSNQFSVSNGNPFLKQEYNNFVNINYSSFNISTFKLFSANLNFNNTSNKIVNNVDTVPEKFKKYNNTPGAQYIVPVNLNGSFSASSFITLGLPLKGKLKGSNLNFNNNAAYNRTAGIQSGSTYFTNTFNITQTASINIDYKGLNVGLNGSVTYNNVSYSGNLSGTPKQKYYTQNYGMDLSYTFLKSIVYSSDFNYIINTGRGEGFNQSVPLWNTSLALQLFKKKNGEIKFSVNDLLNQNQSITRTVNGLNITDTRSLVLKRYFMLTFTYNLNRAGAPNQQGRGEGGPGGMPRQFRMGGQRGG, from the coding sequence ATGAGCAAGATATTGACCCTCTTGATTTTACTGACCGGATTGGGATCTGCCGCCCTCGCACAAAAGGGAAGTGTGAAAGGCAAGCTCACTGATTCTACTTATAAAGAAGTACTATCCGAAGCCACCGTTTCTATATTACATATTCAGGACTCCTCCGTAGTAGCTTATACTATTTCCAATGCCAAAGGCGAGTTTGAGATCAAAAACCTCGATACCGGCACATTCCGGCTGATGGTTTCCTACCAGGGTTACCAGCCTTTTTCCAAAAAGATTACCATCAGGGCCGATCAGCCCACAATAGACCTGGCTACCTTATACATGGATAAAAAGACCACCTTATTGGATGAAGTGATCGTGGAAGCACCGCCCATATCCGTTAAGAAAGATACCGTAGAGTTCAAAGCCAGTGCTTTTAAGACCAAGCCCAATTCTACCGCGGAAGATGTATTGAAGAAGGTGCCGGGCATGCAGGTAGATAAAGACGGAAATGTAAAAGCCCAGGGCGAAGATGTACAAAAAGTATATGTAGATGGAAAAGAGTTTTTTGGTAGTGATCCTAAGCTGGCTACCAAAAATATTACCGCCGATATGATCGAGTCTATACAGGTCTTTGATGATATGAGCGATCAGGCCAAGTTTACCCGTATTGATGATGGAAGCCGCTCCAAGACCATCAACATCAGGTTGAAAAAGGACAAACGCAAAGGATATTTTGGAAGGGCCGTAGTAGGTGGTGGATACAGCGAAGACCCCAACGATTTCCGGTATGATGGCAGCTTCAACTTCAGCCGCTTCAATGGCGATCGTCGTATCTCTATACTCGGGCAGTTCAATAACGTTAACAAACAAAGTTTCAGCTTCAATGATATATCCGGCGGCGGTGGTGGCGGTAACCGTGGCGGTGGCGGCGGCTTCGGAGGTGGTGGATTTGGAGGCTTCGGCGGTGGCGGCGGAGGATTTGGTGGCGGTGGCCGTGGTGGTGGCATGGGTTTCGGTTTATTGAGCAACGGCGCCAGCGGCGGTATTACAAAAACATTCTCAGGTGGTATCAACTACACCGATAAGTGGTCGTCCAAAGTAGATGTAACCGGAAGTTATTTTTATTCTAATACCAACAACCACGCAGAACAAGCCATTCAGCAAACCAGTGACCTCAACCGTTTTGCCAAAGACTCTTCTGCCATACAAAATGAAATAGTTGCTACCGATACAAAGAACCAGAATCACCGGTTCAGCCTGCGTATTGAGGCAGCCATTGATTCCATGAACTCTATCCTGTATACACCCACTGCTACCATACAACGTTCACAAACACAAAACTACCAGGTAGATACCATTCACCGTTATTCACCCAAGTTTGGTGGCAATTACATGGCCAATACCATCCTGACCAACAATTACAGCGACCGCGAAGGATATAATATTAATAACAACCTGCTCTATCGCAGGAAATTCCATAAGCCCGGCAGAACGTTTACTTTGGGCCTCAACAACAGCATTAATAACAGTGAGACCGATGGGAAGACCTATTCGCCCATCCGTTCTTATGATTTTGGAGGAGCCCTGATCCAGGACTCTACCCAGGATTTTATCAGCAACTCCACCACAAAATCTTCCTCTACTGTAGTAAGCACATCGTATACAGAACCCATCGGGCATAATAAGATCATTGAATTGAACTATGCCTATACCAATACACACAATACTTCCGATAGGGTAGCTTACAATTATGACAGCTCCGTTAAAAATTATACCATCAAGAACCTGGCCCAATCGAACTATTTCGAGAATGACAATATCAAACACCGCGCAGGAGCCAACTTCAGGATACAAACTGCCAAGTATAATTTCCAGGTAGGTGGTGCTGTAGAATATTCCGACCTTACCAACCGTACCGTAAGGCCGCTCACTGCCAAGGATACTACCGTGCAACAAAGCTTTGTTAACTTCCAGCCCATTGCCCGGTTGAATTTCACCTTTACCCGTACCAAGAATCTCCGGATCTCTTATATGGGTAGGACCAATCAGCCCAGCATTACCCAATTGCAGGATGCACCCGACTTCTCCAACCAGTTCTCTGTTTCCAATGGTAATCCATTCCTGAAACAGGAGTACAACAACTTTGTCAACATCAACTATAGCTCGTTTAATATTTCCACGTTCAAGCTCTTTTCTGCCAACCTCAACTTTAATAATACCAGCAATAAGATCGTGAACAATGTGGATACCGTTCCTGAAAAGTTTAAGAAATACAACAATACACCCGGCGCGCAATACATTGTACCCGTGAACCTCAATGGTTCTTTCAGCGCCTCCTCCTTCATTACATTGGGTCTTCCTTTAAAAGGTAAGCTCAAAGGAAGTAACCTCAACTTTAACAACAATGCTGCTTACAACCGCACCGCAGGTATTCAATCCGGCAGCACCTATTTCACCAATACATTTAATATTACACAAACTGCCAGCATCAACATTGATTACAAAGGGCTCAATGTGGGCCTTAATGGCAGTGTCACCTATAACAACGTAAGCTATTCAGGCAACCTGAGCGGCACACCCAAACAAAAGTATTATACCCAGAACTATGGGATGGACCTCAGCTATACATTCCTGAAATCGATCGTGTATTCTTCCGACTTTAATTATATTATTAATACTGGTCGTGGTGAAGGATTTAACCAGAGCGTTCCTTTATGGAATACCAGCCTGGCCTTGCAGTTGTTTAAAAAGAAGAACGGCGAGATCAAGTTTTCTGTGAATGACCTGCTCAACCAGAACCAGAGCATTACACGTACCGTCAACGGGTTGAATATAACAGATACCCGCTCATTGGTACTGAAACGTTATTTCATGTTGACCTTTACTTATAACCTGAACCGTGCCGGTGCTCCCAACCAACAAGGACGTGGAGAAGGCGGTCCGGGTGGTATGCCCCGTCAGTTCCGTATGGGCGGACAGCGTGGCGGTTAA